From Balneola sp. MJW-20, the proteins below share one genomic window:
- a CDS encoding DUF6090 family protein, translating to MITLFRRIRQKLIDSGSVTKYLLYALGEILLVVIGILIALQVNEWNEKRKNENAYNKALTEISQNLNQDLQSIQRAVDFNEEIMQNLVRMADWPGTVPDDSLSLYMDALHRASSFDPVIFGYSKLTELDLPESIPDTLTRSLSGYYTEFNGGLNNIAYQELSIYNINKYRDYMIRRGFPVTNRGDLSSESPAVLRGILTDTEFRGIIRSNYYSRLIQRGGFEEARSMAEECLSLIEEQLSIE from the coding sequence ATGATCACTCTCTTCAGAAGAATCCGCCAGAAACTGATCGACTCCGGATCGGTAACAAAATATCTGCTCTACGCACTAGGCGAGATCCTGCTGGTCGTCATAGGTATTCTCATTGCCCTGCAGGTGAACGAATGGAATGAGAAGCGAAAGAATGAAAATGCATATAACAAAGCACTGACCGAGATCAGCCAGAACCTTAATCAGGATCTGCAGTCCATTCAGCGTGCGGTGGACTTCAACGAGGAGATCATGCAAAACCTGGTGCGAATGGCGGACTGGCCGGGCACCGTGCCTGATGACTCACTGTCGCTGTACATGGATGCCCTTCACCGGGCTTCATCTTTTGATCCGGTGATATTCGGCTATAGCAAGCTTACCGAACTGGACCTGCCTGAAAGCATCCCTGATACGCTGACCCGTAGTCTGTCGGGGTACTACACGGAATTTAATGGCGGACTTAATAACATAGCCTATCAGGAACTTTCTATATACAACATCAACAAATATCGTGATTACATGATCCGGAGAGGCTTTCCCGTCACCAACCGCGGAGATCTATCTTCTGAGTCTCCGGCGGTTCTGCGTGGTATCCTGACGGATACAGAATTTCGCGGGATCATACGGAGCAATTATTACAGCCGTCTCATCCAGCGGGGAGGCTTTGAAGAAGCCCGCAGCATGGCCGAAGAGTGCCTGTCTTTGATCGAAGAACAGCTGTCAATAGAGTAG